The following proteins are co-located in the Vigna angularis cultivar LongXiaoDou No.4 chromosome 2, ASM1680809v1, whole genome shotgun sequence genome:
- the LOC108323291 gene encoding probable 2-oxoglutarate-dependent dioxygenase AOP1.2 isoform X2 — protein MGSESEVKLPIIDFSTENLESNVEEWESVKSKVHKALVEYGCFEAVFDKVPFHFRKAIFLEVDELFNLPLETKKRAVSSKPYRGYVGPIHLYESIGIDDADVHEKVETLINILWPQGKPSFSKNLQLLSEKVARLDEMIRKMCLESLGVEKYLDEHMNSTYYLARLIKYKAPQTDEPEVAISEHTDKNILTILCQNQIDGLEIQTKSGEWIKFKPSTSNSFVVVTGDTFYDLNEICCRHGLMGGCIHRFTE, from the exons atgggatcTGAGAGCGAAGTGAAGCTTCCAATTATTGACTTCTCAACTGAGAACTTGGAATCCAATGTTGAAGAGTGGGAGTCAGTGAAATCCAAAGTTCACAAAGCACTCGTAGAGTATGGTTGCTTTGAGGCTGTGTTTGATAAAGTCCCTTTTCATTTTCGAAAAGCCATATTTCTTGAAGTGGATGAGCTATTCAATCTTCCTTTAGAAACCAAGAAAAGAGCCGTCTCAAGTAAACCATATCGTGGTTATGTTGGTCCTATTCATCTCTATGAGAGCATCGGAATTGACGATGCTGATGTTCATGAGAAAGTCGAAACTTTGATCAACATCTTATGGCCACAAGGAAAACCAAGTTTTAG CAAAAATCTGCAACTCTTGTCTGAGAAAGTGGCAAGGTTGGATGAGATGATAAGGAAGATGTGTTTGGAGAGTTTAGGTGTTGAAAAGTATTTGGATGAGCACATGAACTCCACATATTACCTTGCACGGCTTATCAAGTACAAAGCCCCTCAAACTGATGAACCAGAAGTTGCCATATCAGAGCACACTGATAAGAACATATTGACCATATTATGTCAGAATCAAATTGATGGTTTGGAGATACAGACCAAAAGTGGAGAGTGGATCAAATTCAAGCCCTCAACGTCAAACAGTTTCGTTGTTGTCACTGGGGACACATTTTAT GATCTGAATGAAATATGTTGCAGGCATGGACTAATGGGAGGGTGCATACACCGATTCACAGAGTGA
- the LOC108323290 gene encoding probable 2-oxoglutarate-dependent dioxygenase AOP1: MGSQTQSELHVVDFTDATMKPGSDAWFSACTHVREALEHNGCFVARYDRIGKELSDSVVSAMEELFSLPVETKAQKTSDKPFHGYLGQVSWLPLYESLGIDDPLTLQGCQKFAHIMGLQGNHRFCESINEYAKLLGKLDRIAKRMVFESYGVNMQGCNRMIESSDYLLRCMKYKTPETDEKDLGMHSHTDLTIVSIVHQLNNLNGLEIKLKDGEWIGVDASSSLFVVMAGDAFNVWSNGRIRPCEHRVTMNATKTRYSMGLFSFSGDKIMQIPDEVVNEQHPLRYKSIFDHYEYLRFYEKEKIKDPYSRIEAYCGISSL, encoded by the exons ATGGGATCCCAAACACAGTCTGAACTGCATGTGGTGGACTTCACTGATGCAACCATGAAGCCTGGCAGCGATGCATGGTTCTCAGCCTGCACTCATGTGAGGGAAGCACTTGAACACAACGGTTGTTTTGTTGCACGATATGATAGAATTGGCAAGGAGCTTTCTGATTCTGTGGTATCTGCAATGGAAGAGTTGTTTAGTCTCCCAGTGGAAACAAAAGCACAAAAAACCAGTGACAAACCTTTCCATGGCTACTTAGGCCAAGTCTCATGGCTTCCCTTGTATGAATCTTTGGGCATCGATGACCCTCTCACCTTACAAGGCTGCCAAAAATTCGCCCACATAATGGGGTTGCAGGGGAATCATCGTTTCTG TGAAAGCATCAACGAGTATGCTAAGTTGCTGGGAAAATTAGACCGTATAGCAAAGAGAATGGTGTTCGAGAGCTACGGTGTGAACATGCAAGGATGCAACCGCATGATAGAATCAAGCGATTATCTGCTTCGGTGCATGAAATATAAAACACCTGAGACGGATGAAAAGGATTTGGGAATGCATTCTCACACAGACTTAACCATCGTATCGATAGTTCATCAGCTGAATAATTTGAATGGCTTGGAAATCAAACTGAAGGATGGAGAATGGATTGGGGTTGATGCTTCTTCCTCCTTGTTTGTGGTTATGGCAGGTGACGCATTCAAT GTGTGGAGTAATGGTAGAATACGTCCATGTGAACACAGAGTTACCATGAATGCAACGAAAACGAGATATTCTATGGGACTGTTTTCTTTCAGTGGTGATAAGATTATGCAGATACCGGATGAAGTAGTGAATGAGCAACATCCCTTGCGTTATAAATCAATATTCGACCATTATGAATACCTTCGTTTCTATGAGAAAGAGAAAATCAAAGACCCTTATTCTCGAATTGAAGCCTACTGTGGAATCTCATCCCTGTAA
- the LOC108323296 gene encoding UDP-sulfoquinovose synthase, chloroplastic, whose amino-acid sequence MAQLLSSSYSLTICSRNKPYLKPVKQCSTPFSIAVSSNNSKPSSRGFFLQEQKLRKHSLSVHAAAVSTSQETPVQTSSGNPFKPQRVMVIGGDGYCGWATALHLSNKGYEVAIVDSLVRRLFDHQLGLESLTPISSIQNRLQCWKSLTGKNIELYIGDICDFEFLSETFKTFEPDAVVHFGEQRSAPYSMIDRSRAVYTQQNNVVGTLNVLFAIKEFREQCHLVKLGTMGEYGTPNIDIEEGYITITHNGRTDTLPYPKQASSFYHLSKVHDSHNIAFTCKAWGIRATDLNQGVVYGVRTDETALHEELYNRFDYDGIFGTALNRFCVQAAVGHPLTVYGKGGQTRGFLDIRDTVQCVELAIANPAKPGEFRVFNQFTEQFSVNQLADLVTKAGEKLGLDVKTIHVPNPRVEAEEHYYNCKNTKLVDLGLKPHFLSDSLLDSVLNFAVQYKDRVDTKQIMPSVSWKKIGVKTKTVTA is encoded by the exons ATGGCTCAATTGCTATCATCCTCTTACTCCTTGACTATCTGCTCTAGAAATAAACCTTACTTAAAACCTGTTAAGCAATGCTCGACACCATTTTCAATAGCGGTTTCTTCCAATAATTCTAAACCTTCATCTAGAGGGTTTTTCTTGCAAGAACAGAAGCTAAGAAAACATTCTCTATCAGTACATGCTGCTGCAGTTTCAACTAGCCAGGAAACCCCAGTTCAAACTAGCTCTGGTAATCCTTTTAAACCACAGAGAGTCATGGTCATTGGTGGAGATGGATACTGTGGTTGGGCAACTGCTCTCCACCTTTCTAACAAGGGCTATGAGGTTGCCATTGTTGACAGTCTTGTGCGACGCCTTTTTGATCACCAGCTTGGACTGGAGTCTCTAACACCAATTTCCTCCATCCAGAATCGTCTTCAGTGTTGGAAATCTCTCACTGGAAAAAATATTGAGCTCTACATTGGAGACATATGTGATTTTGAGTTCTTATCTGAAACCTTCAAGACATTTGAACCTGATGCTGTTGTCCACTTTGGGGAACAACGGTCTGCTCCTTACTCTATGATAGATCGGTCAAGAGCTGTGTATACCCAACAAAACAACGTTGTTGGGACACTGAATGTGCTCTTTGCCATAAAAGAGTTCAGAGAGCAGTGTCATCTAGTTAAGCTTGGGACCATGGGTGAATATGGGACCCCAAATATTGACATTGAGGAAGGTTACATTACCATTACTCACAATGGAAGAACAGACACGTTGCCATATCCCAAACAAGCTAGCTCATTCTATCATCTAAGCAAGGTACATGATTCACATAACATAGCTTTCACTTGCAAAGCTTGGGGCATTCGAGCAACTGACTTGAATCAAGGAGTGGTATATGGGGTAAGGACAGATGAGACTGCACTGCACGAAGAGCTGTATAACAGGTTTGATTACGATGGAATATTTGGAACTGCATTGAACCGGTTCTGTGTTCAGGCTGCTGTTGGTCATCCTCTGACTGTGTATGGTAAAGGAGGCCAG ACTAGGGGCTTCCTTGACATAAGAGATACAGTTCAATGTGTTGAGCTTGCTATTGCAAACCCTGCGAAGCCAGGGGAGTTCCGAGTCTTCAACCAATTCACTGAGCAGTTTTCAGTGAATCAGCTTGCCGACCTTGTTACCAAAGCTGGTGAGAAGCTGGGCCTTGATGTGAAAACTATCCATGTGCCTAATCCAAGAGTTGAGGCAGAAGAGCATTACTACAATTGCAAGAACACTAAACTTGTTGATCTGGGACTCAAACCACACTTTCTTTCAGATTCTCTCCTTGATTCAGTGCTGAACTTCGCTGTTCAGTACAAGGACCGTGTTGACACTAAACAAATTATGCCTAGTGTGTCTTGGAAAAAAATTGGAGTCAAAACAAAAACTGTTACAGCCTAA
- the LOC108323294 gene encoding calmodulin binding protein PICBP gives MKVEIEGSQSDSAESQGVSGTDESVSGQSENRRLESKKKLKKVRSIRLVRLPSKRSSVRGRPQYDHLSILSSVSTENLEGLTPLGMADASPHYMKGTSSSHAKDSVQNTERLLFTKKTLGRMTTLKLKRSLTRKVSGRTEPKRKVKSSRSIMLVTVRGQKSSESSYGSGDQNWISASDAADNKTQRVIARRLSLKPVRILAKIPTFKSKNSSMESGQSPDTSLLRATCSSALKDSHFPDHIGVLQEESDSQGVSAVAKVCPYSYCSLHGHRHGNLPPLKRLVSMRRRKLKSQKPTKMDNQPVTRSNQFGNAKKGTRKTQTVHSEGGKSHFQNKKKLARDSCIRPHDTPESTVTESVEPVSTDGVQFSAPDIEMLEGEVTNRGKNMEPDHEVLEVSSVPKESTHASTTDMACGMQERDKKHINMWHLVYKHTVLSNTGKCENKPPFDGGNKEGREQGFLTTNEVNNSNFRDDCDTDQDMDDENKNVIELVQKAFDEILLPEPEELFSDDNSKSVGADSDEVLLEKNNGQTEWKTSESTESPIAQRMETKSDQRAPKSWSNLKKLILWKRFVKALEKVKNIHPQRPRPFPSDANFEMEKVFLKHQTAEEKKQAEEWMLDYALQKVISKLAPAQRRRVTLLVEAFETVQPFQDVENSTRLSATTEHQSNLIQSLENFSNHSKGEASLSHKSTMELAVSTGDDPIIEMHSPTMLKERCVDYTETEAVDNMPVFRDIEEDLNGKQCLARSYDNEKKLSSHNDNIFLGEIKDTRSSSLNRPTEFTSSHVEDSTNAVVNGVSEDLLSSLNTENQHIKSESPGRDVETKNLIGDDGEKLSMSKSLIVEGLVRSLRSNLIGSGAPEKLLDESSADGKEGTEKFKLETETVEEFPTKEQSKAPKSAAVELETPVEKQNNTGLWFLVYKHMVTNMAESNSKSLIDGEDGKESAFDGSRTRGSSISYEGTTVSNQEMQFKDHAAADPEVALQQIEAIKMVEEAIDSILPDDQDDLADKESLTGSTISDNFKQSDRTEREYSEDLNQKEEKMESGNEILQEQQKESAALKEQCKTNQPLSRSWSNLKKVILLRRFIKSLEKVRKFNPRGPRYLPLEADSEAEKVNLRHQDMEERKGTEEWMLDYALRQVVSKLTPARKRKVELLVEAFETVMPTITK, from the exons ATGAAGGTTGAAATTGAAGGCAGCCAGAGTGACTCTGCAGAATCTCAGGGAGTGTCTGGAACAGATGAATCTGTTTCCGGCCAATCAGAAAATAGAAGACTGGAATCCAAGAAGAAACTGAAGAAAGTGAGGTCAATAAGGCTTGTAAGATTGCCAAGCAAGAGATCATCCGTTAGAGGGAGACCCCAATATGATCATCTCTCCATTCTCTCATCAGTTAGCACAGAAAATTTAGAGGGGCTAACACCACTTGGTATGGCAGATGCATCACCCCATTACATGAAGGGTACCAGTAGTTCTCATGCAAAGGACAGTGTTCAG AATACAGAAAGACTATTGTTCACAAAGAAGACTTTGGGAAGAATGACTACTTTGAAACTGAAGAGGAGTCTGACCAGAAAAGTATCTGGTAGGACCGAACCAAAGAGGAAAGTGAAGTCGTCTAGATCAATCATGCTTGTAACTGTCAGGGGCCAAAAGTCATCTGAATCTAGTTATGGCAGTGGTGACCAGAATTGGATAAGTGCAAGTGATGCTGCTGATAACAAAACCCAGAGAGTCATTGCCCGAAGATTAAGCTTGAAGCCTGTGAGGATCTTAGCAAAGATTCCCACTTTCAAATCAAAGAATTCTTCCATGGAGAGTGGCCAATCCCCAGACACAAGCTTGCTTAGAGCCACTTGTTCTTCTGCTCTGAAGGATTCCCATTTTCCTGATCACATTGGCGTCCTTCAAGAGGAAAGTGACTCTCAAGGAGTATCAGCTGTTGCCAAGGTTTGTCCATATTCTTACTGCTCACTTCATGGTCACCGCCATGGGAATCTGCCTCCACTGAAGCGCCTTGTGTCAATGAGGAGGCGCAAGTTGAAGAGCCAGAAGCCAACGAAAATGGATAATCAACCTGTTACTAGATCAAATCAGTTTGGTAATGCAAAGAAAGGTACTCGTAAAACTCAAACTGTCCACAGTGAAGGTGGCAAATCTCATTTTCAGAACAAGAAAAAGCTGGCAAGGGACTCATGTATTAGGCCTCATGATACTCCAGAATCCACAGTTACTGAAAGTGTAGAACCAGTATCAACCGATGGAGTTCAGTTTTCTGCTCCTGATATTGAGATGTTGGAGGGAGAAGTAACCAACAGAGGCAAAAATATGGAGCCTGACCATGAAGTACTTGAGGTGAGTTCTGTACCGAAAGAGTCTACACATGCTAGCACTACTGATATGGCATGTGGAATGCAGGAAAGAGATAAAAAGCACATCAACATGTGGCACTTGGTGTACAAACATACTGTACTAAGTAACACAGGGAAATGTGAAAACAAGCCGCCCTTTGATGGAGGGAACAAGGAAGGAAGAGAGCAAGGTTTCCTTACAACTAATGAAGTAAACAACTCTAATTTTCGAGATGATTGTGATACAGACCAGGATATGGATGATGAAAATAAGAATGTAATTGAGCTGGTGCAGAAAGCGTTTGATGAAATTCTTCTCCCAGAACCTGAAGAACTCTTTTCTGATGATAATTCCAAATCTGTAGGCGCTGATTCAGATGAGGTACTCTTAGAAAAAAACAATGGCCAGACAGAATGGAAAACCTCAGAATCCACAGAATCTCCAATAGCACAGAGGATGGAGACCAAATCTGATCAAAGAGCACCGAAAAGCTGGAGCAATCTGAAAAAGTTAATCCTCTGGAAGAGGTTTGTAAAAGCATTGGAGAAGGTAAAAAATATCCATCCTCAAAGGCCAAGACCTTTTCCTTCTGATGCTAACTTTGAAATGGAAAAAGTTTTTCTCAAGCACCAAACAGCAGAAGAGAAAAAGCAAGCTGAGGAATGGATGCTTGACTATGCACTTCAAAAGGTTATTTCTAAACTTGCACCTGCTCAAAGACGAAGAGTGACACTTTTAGTAGAAGCTTTTGAAACAGTTCAGCCATTTCAAGATGTTGAAAATAGTACACGGCTTTCTGCAACAACGGAGCATCAATCAAATCTAATTCAATCCCTTGAGAATTTCTCAAATCATAGCAAGGGAGAAGCATCCCTTTCTCATAAGAGTACCATGGAACTGGCTGTTAGTACTGGTGATGATCCAATTATAGAAATGCACAGTCCTACTATGCTTAAAGAAAGATGTGTTGACTATACTGAGACTGAGGCAGTCGATAATATGCCAGTATTTAGAGATATTGAAGAAGACTTGAATGGAAAGCAATGTTTAGCCAGAAGTTATGATAATGAGAAGAAATTATCAAGTCacaatgataatatttttcttgGAGAGATCAAAGATACCAGATCAAGTTCCTTAAATAGGCCAACTGAATTTACAAGCAGCCATGTGGAGGATTCAACCAATGCAGTAGTCAATGGTGTTTCAGAAGACTTGCTATCCAGTTTGAATACAGAAAATCAACATATCAAATCTGAGTCACCTGGAAGAGATGTCGAAACCAAGAATCTGATTGGTGATGATGGGGAAAAGCTTTCCATGTCTAAAAGTTTAATAGTAGAAGGTCTAGTTAGATCACTCAGATCTAACTTGATTGGTTCAGGAGCACCTGAGAAGCTATTAGATGAATCATCAGCTGATGGAAAAGAAGGAACTGAAAAATTTAAGTTGGAAACTGAGACTGTTGAAGAGTTCCCTACAAAGGAACAATCTAAAGCTCCTAAGAGTGCTGCTGTAGAACTTGAGACCCCTGTGGAGAAACAGAACAACACAGGGTTGTGGTTCTTGGTGTACAAACACATGGTAACAAATATGGCTGAAAGCAATTCCAAGTCACTGATTGATGGTGAAGATGGGAAAGAGTCAGCATTTGATGGAAGCAGAACACGAGGATCTTCCATCTCTTACGAAGGCACAACTGTGAGTAATCAAGAGATGCAATTCAAGGACCATGCTGCAGCTGATCCAGAAGTTGCACTCCAACAGATAGAAGCCATCAAGATGGTAGAAGAAGCGATTGATTCAATTCTTCCAGATGATCAGGATGACTTAGCAGACAAGGAGTCACTCACTGGCAGCACAATATCAGACAACTTCAAACAATCTGACAGAACTGAAAGAGAGTACAGTGAAGACCTGaaccaaaaagaagaaaagatggaATCTGGGAATGAAATACTCCAGGAACAGCAAAAAGAATCAGCAGCACTAAAGGAACAATGCAAAACAAACCAGCCATTGTCTAGAAGCTGGAGCAATCTTAAAAAAGTGATTCTTCTGAGGAGATTCATCAAGTCATTGGAAAAAGTAAGGAAATTCAATCCAAGAGGCCCCAGATATCTACCTCTAGAGGCTGATTCAGAAGCTGAAAAAGTTAACTTAAGGCATCAAGacatggaagaaagaaaaggaactgAAGAATGGATGCTTGATTATGCACTTCGACAGGTTGTTTCCAAATTAACCCCGGCTAGGAAAAGAAAAGTGGAGCTGCTGGTGGAAGCTTTTGAAACAGTCATGCCAACcataacaaaatga
- the LOC108323292 gene encoding 2-oxoglutarate-dependent dioxygenase AOP3 — translation MMGSETEKRKSLPIIDLSDEKMKPGTQTWVSTSDAVRSALEDHGGFLAHYNKVDQMLTDSVFSAMKELFDLPLETKMQQTTDKPIYSYAGQRPDIPLYESMAIDNPLNAKTCHKYATIMWPQGNHQFSESVNSYAKKVAELDYTVKRMVFGSYGLENEKCERLVESTDYVLRCYKYRTPKTGETNLGVRAHTDSGFLTILNQRLNGLEVQLKNGEWFQVDASPSIFAVLAGDAFMVWSNDRIRGCVHRVFMNSKVERFSLGLLSYAGKVMEPEEKLVDEEHPLRYKPFDHYGYLRFFLTEEAVKASSRIKAYCGI, via the exons ATGATGGGATCAGAAACAGAGAAGAGAAAATCTCTACCTATTATTGATTTGAGTGATGAAAAGATGAAACCTGGTACTCAAACATGGGTTTCCACTTCTGATGCTGTGAGGAGTGCCTTAGAGGATCACGGTGGATTCCTTGCACACTACAATAAGGTTGATCAAATGCTTACTGACTCTGTCTTCTCTGCAATGAAAGAACTCTTTGACCTTCCATTAGAGACAAAAATGCAGCAGACAACTGATAAACCTATCTATAGCTACGCTGGACAACGCCCTGATATTCCTTTGTATGAATCCATGGCCATCGATAACCCATTGAATGCTAAAACTTGTCACAAGTATGCAACCATTATGTGGCCACAAGGGAACCACCAATTCAG tgAAAGTGTGAATAGCTATGCAAAGAAAGTTGCAGAACTGGATTATACTGTTAAGAGAATGGTGTTTGGGAGCTATGGATTGGAGAATGAGAAATGTGAGCGTTTGGTTGAATCAACGGATTATGTTCTGAGATGCTACAAATATAGAACACCTAAGACAGGTGAGACCAACTTAGGAGTGCGTGCTCATACAGATTCTGGCTTCCTTACAATATTGAATCAGAGGTTAAATGGCTTAGAAGTTCAGTTGAAGAATGGAGAGTGGTTCCAGGTTGATGCCTCTCCCTCCATCTTTGCTGTCTTGGCTGGTGATGCATTTATG GTATGGAGCAATGACAGAATACGTGGTTGTGTACACAGAGTATTCATGAATTCAAAGGTAGAGAGATTCAGTTTGGGGCTGCTTTCATATGCTGGAAAGGTGATGGAACCTGAGGAAAAATTAGTGGATGAAGAACACCCTCTTCGTTATAAACCATTTGACCATTATGGATATCTTCGTTTCTTCCTCACAGAAGAGGCTGTCAAAGCTTCTTCTAGGATCAAGGCATATTGTGGTATTTGA
- the LOC108323291 gene encoding probable 2-oxoglutarate-dependent dioxygenase AOP1 isoform X1 — MGSESEVKLPIIDFSTENLESNVEEWESVKSKVHKALVEYGCFEAVFDKVPFHFRKAIFLEVDELFNLPLETKKRAVSSKPYRGYVGPIHLYESIGIDDADVHEKVETLINILWPQGKPSFSKNLQLLSEKVARLDEMIRKMCLESLGVEKYLDEHMNSTYYLARLIKYKAPQTDEPEVAISEHTDKNILTILCQNQIDGLEIQTKSGEWIKFKPSTSNSFVVVTGDTFYAWTNGRVHTPIHRVMMTGNERRLTIGLFTVPKPGFIIKAPDELVTEEHPLLFKPFVQSEFMKFLLSSENTKNALKVYCGV; from the exons atgggatcTGAGAGCGAAGTGAAGCTTCCAATTATTGACTTCTCAACTGAGAACTTGGAATCCAATGTTGAAGAGTGGGAGTCAGTGAAATCCAAAGTTCACAAAGCACTCGTAGAGTATGGTTGCTTTGAGGCTGTGTTTGATAAAGTCCCTTTTCATTTTCGAAAAGCCATATTTCTTGAAGTGGATGAGCTATTCAATCTTCCTTTAGAAACCAAGAAAAGAGCCGTCTCAAGTAAACCATATCGTGGTTATGTTGGTCCTATTCATCTCTATGAGAGCATCGGAATTGACGATGCTGATGTTCATGAGAAAGTCGAAACTTTGATCAACATCTTATGGCCACAAGGAAAACCAAGTTTTAG CAAAAATCTGCAACTCTTGTCTGAGAAAGTGGCAAGGTTGGATGAGATGATAAGGAAGATGTGTTTGGAGAGTTTAGGTGTTGAAAAGTATTTGGATGAGCACATGAACTCCACATATTACCTTGCACGGCTTATCAAGTACAAAGCCCCTCAAACTGATGAACCAGAAGTTGCCATATCAGAGCACACTGATAAGAACATATTGACCATATTATGTCAGAATCAAATTGATGGTTTGGAGATACAGACCAAAAGTGGAGAGTGGATCAAATTCAAGCCCTCAACGTCAAACAGTTTCGTTGTTGTCACTGGGGACACATTTTAT GCATGGACTAATGGGAGGGTGCATACACCGATTCACAGAGTGATGATGACTGGAAATGAAAGAAGATTGACCATTGGATTGTTCACAGTTCCAAAACCAGGGTTCATAATAAAGGCCCCAGATGAGCTTGTGACAGAAGAGCACCCTTTGCTTTTCAAGCCCTTTGTCCAGAGTGAGTTCATGAagtttcttctctcttctgagAATACAAAAAATGCTCTCAAGGTTTATTGTGGAGTTTGA